One region of Actinomycetota bacterium genomic DNA includes:
- a CDS encoding DUF1003 domain-containing protein — protein sequence MSDALRHHRAHTDLHGTFGNDPFGKLAERIARFFGTPRYIVAQTIVVILWIAYNGWVALHYLSTKAFDPYPFILLNLAFSTQAAYAAPLILLAQSRQAARDKAAEEADARHREEIAQLGLTQQQALADLIRENTALTEQVRAIAAKARDNTERLDEIHRHVEAIGQRMGVVAGRFSADEYLPPPDVT from the coding sequence GTGAGCGACGCTCTGCGCCACCATCGGGCCCACACCGACTTGCATGGGACGTTTGGCAACGATCCCTTCGGGAAGCTGGCCGAGCGCATCGCGCGGTTCTTCGGCACGCCGCGCTACATCGTGGCGCAGACCATCGTGGTCATCCTGTGGATCGCCTACAACGGCTGGGTCGCCCTGCACTACCTATCGACGAAGGCGTTCGATCCCTACCCCTTCATCCTGCTGAACCTGGCCTTCTCCACCCAGGCGGCGTATGCCGCCCCCTTGATCCTGCTGGCCCAGAGCCGGCAGGCGGCCCGGGACAAGGCGGCCGAGGAGGCGGATGCCCGGCACCGGGAGGAGATCGCCCAGCTGGGCCTGACGCAGCAGCAGGCCCTGGCCGACCTCATCCGGGAGAACACCGCGCTCACCGAGCAGGTGCGGGCGATCGCCGCGAAGGCGCGGGACAACACCGAGCGGCTGGACGAGATCCACCGCCATGTGGAGGCGATCGGGCAGCGGATGGGGGTGGTGGCCGGGCGGTTCTCGGCGGACGAGTACCTCCCGCCGCCGGATGTGACCTAG
- a CDS encoding glycosyltransferase family A protein, with translation MNVLACFVHEAPECIVDLVANLRFLDPASAVLLYDGAGPGGPLADPGLRHTVEAMGAVVHPQPTAVEWGRLDEAAIACLRIAVDHLGASAVTFIDSDQLAARPGYSAALAAVLSAEPRPGCLMTAPHAQPRDTLFGPAQSAWHEIDLWRPFLQRFPAGEERFPHWTFWPATAFSREAAADVMALWDSPEFQETLAQSRIWASEEVLLPSLAVLAGHRVARNPFCEHTVRYRTGFTPAEVAAALAQADTWWIHPVARSLDDPVRALLRRHWQDYEPLPAAAPTPVLPRHAPAPVRRPDLPVRRRLTCVLPANGSEEKGKGIAHAVAMFLERGEDDAEIIVVHDGPGDLAGLPADPRIRTVRLPAGTTLTAKRNTGCAQAWGEFVEHWGPDGPLFGHRRMYWERHPFPEVGD, from the coding sequence GTGAACGTCCTCGCCTGCTTCGTCCACGAGGCGCCCGAGTGCATCGTGGACCTGGTGGCCAACCTGCGCTTCCTCGACCCGGCGTCCGCGGTGCTGCTCTACGACGGCGCCGGCCCTGGAGGACCCCTGGCTGATCCCGGGCTCCGGCACACGGTCGAAGCCATGGGCGCGGTCGTCCACCCGCAGCCCACGGCGGTGGAGTGGGGCCGCCTGGACGAGGCAGCCATCGCGTGCCTCCGCATCGCCGTGGACCACCTGGGCGCCTCGGCGGTCACGTTCATCGACTCCGACCAGCTCGCCGCCCGGCCCGGGTACTCCGCCGCGCTGGCGGCCGTCCTGTCTGCCGAGCCCCGGCCCGGCTGCCTCATGACCGCGCCGCACGCCCAGCCCCGGGACACCCTCTTTGGGCCGGCCCAGTCGGCCTGGCACGAGATCGACCTGTGGCGGCCGTTCCTGCAGCGCTTCCCCGCCGGGGAGGAACGATTTCCCCACTGGACCTTTTGGCCAGCAACTGCGTTCTCCCGGGAGGCGGCCGCCGACGTCATGGCCCTCTGGGATTCGCCGGAGTTCCAGGAAACCCTTGCCCAGTCCCGGATCTGGGCCTCCGAGGAGGTCCTCCTCCCCTCCCTGGCCGTGCTCGCCGGCCATCGTGTCGCACGCAACCCGTTCTGCGAGCACACCGTCCGCTACCGGACCGGATTCACCCCGGCGGAGGTGGCTGCCGCCCTCGCCCAGGCGGACACATGGTGGATCCACCCGGTGGCCCGGAGCCTGGACGACCCGGTCCGCGCCCTCCTGCGCCGCCACTGGCAGGACTACGAGCCACTCCCGGCCGCGGCCCCCACCCCGGTGCTCCCCCGGCATGCGCCAGCCCCGGTGCGCCGCCCCGACCTCCCCGTCCGCCGGCGCCTGACCTGCGTGCTGCCCGCCAACGGCAGCGAGGAGAAGGGCAAGGGCATCGCCCACGCGGTGGCGATGTTCCTGGAGCGGGGGGAGGATGACGCCGAGATCATCGTGGTCCACGACGGGCCCGGTGACCTTGCCGGCCTCCCCGCCGACCCCCGCATCCGGACCGTCCGCCTCCCCGCGGGCACCACGCTGACCGCCAAGCGCAACACCGGCTGCGCCCAGGCGTGGGGGGAGTTCGTCGAGCACTGGGGCCCGGACGGGCCCCTGTTCGGCCACCGGCGCATGTACTGGGAGCGCCACCCCTTCCCGGAGGTCGGGGACTAG
- a CDS encoding 1-acyl-sn-glycerol-3-phosphate acyltransferase, with the protein MASLPVPPKPFRRVVLAPLVGLVSAGVIVLTPVLLVLAVPIDLLFSGRRWRTVRVVAFGFVYCLYEVACLLAVFWMWLASGLGTRLSSEGWQGDHYRLMEWWLRGLRTTGTKLFRLQVEVETEAERQDGPILVFSRHGGAGNSLMLVATIMLEYQRHPRIIMLEKLQWEPLFDTMLHRIPNRFIKHGSANREAQIAAIGELASGLGDKDAFVLFPEGHDFSPRLRERAIAHLRKKGHDDSALKAEQMRNVLPPRIGGVTTAIEHAPGADVIFVAHTVFEDVGSLVDLWRRIPLDTSVAAHYWRIPAAEVPAGGDELVEWLFAWWARIDTWIGEKLGALQLTAEAPPEKEDPPPLG; encoded by the coding sequence GTGGCCAGCCTTCCGGTTCCGCCGAAGCCATTCCGCCGGGTGGTGCTCGCCCCGCTCGTCGGGCTCGTGTCGGCGGGCGTCATCGTCCTCACGCCCGTGCTGCTGGTGCTGGCGGTGCCCATCGACCTGCTGTTCAGCGGCCGCCGGTGGCGCACGGTGCGGGTGGTGGCCTTCGGCTTCGTCTACTGCCTCTACGAGGTCGCCTGCCTGCTGGCCGTCTTCTGGATGTGGCTGGCCTCGGGGCTGGGCACCCGGCTGTCCAGCGAGGGGTGGCAGGGCGATCACTACCGCCTCATGGAGTGGTGGCTGCGGGGCCTGCGCACCACCGGGACCAAGCTGTTCCGGCTGCAGGTTGAGGTCGAGACCGAGGCCGAACGCCAGGACGGGCCAATCCTGGTGTTCTCCCGCCACGGCGGGGCAGGCAACTCGCTGATGCTGGTGGCCACCATCATGCTGGAGTACCAGCGCCACCCCCGGATCATCATGCTGGAGAAGCTCCAGTGGGAGCCGCTCTTCGACACGATGCTGCACCGGATCCCCAACCGGTTCATCAAGCACGGCTCCGCCAACCGGGAGGCCCAGATCGCCGCCATCGGCGAGCTGGCCAGCGGCCTGGGGGATAAGGACGCCTTCGTGCTGTTCCCCGAGGGCCACGACTTCAGCCCCCGCCTGCGGGAGCGGGCGATCGCCCACCTGCGCAAGAAGGGCCACGACGACTCCGCCCTCAAGGCCGAGCAGATGCGCAACGTGCTGCCCCCCCGCATCGGCGGGGTGACCACCGCCATCGAGCATGCTCCCGGGGCCGATGTCATCTTCGTGGCCCACACGGTCTTCGAGGACGTCGGGTCGCTGGTCGACCTGTGGCGCCGGATTCCGCTCGACACGTCCGTGGCGGCCCACTACTGGCGCATCCCGGCAGCCGAAGTCCCCGCCGGCGGCGACGAGCTCGTCGAGTGGCTGTTCGCCTGGTGGGCGAGAATTGACACATGGATCGGAGAGAAGCTGGGGGCGCTGCAGTTGACCGCGGAGGCGCCCCCGGAGAAGGAGGACCCACCCCCGCTCGGGTGA
- a CDS encoding patatin-like phospholipase family protein has product MAFVLGGGGDLGANEVGMLRALLERTIRPDLIVGASVGALNGAAIAADPSVDMVNRLEGAWRQLTETGVLGSPLRVAGNLLRGRTHLHSNERLRQICAALLPVRTFEELAIPFQCVAASIEQAAEHWFSTGPVIEAILASSAVPGLLPVMEVNGEHFLDGGIVNSIPVERAVALGATEVYILHVGRIERRLEAPKTLYQVMSVAFEVARRHRFAYDMAHLPDGVVAHVLPTGDDDPGGGMGLRTWDLEAVMQRMSRAYETTAAYLDRVALP; this is encoded by the coding sequence GTGGCGTTCGTGCTCGGCGGGGGCGGGGACCTGGGCGCCAACGAGGTCGGCATGCTCCGGGCCCTCCTCGAGCGCACGATCCGCCCCGACCTCATCGTCGGCGCCTCGGTGGGGGCGCTCAACGGCGCGGCCATCGCCGCCGACCCGAGCGTCGACATGGTCAACCGCCTGGAGGGCGCTTGGCGCCAGCTGACCGAGACCGGGGTCCTCGGCTCGCCGCTGCGGGTGGCGGGGAACCTGCTCCGGGGCCGCACCCACCTGCACTCCAACGAGCGCCTCCGCCAGATCTGCGCCGCGCTGCTCCCGGTGCGCACCTTCGAGGAGCTGGCGATCCCCTTCCAGTGCGTGGCCGCCTCGATCGAGCAGGCAGCCGAGCACTGGTTCTCGACCGGCCCGGTCATCGAGGCGATCCTGGCCTCCTCGGCGGTCCCCGGTCTCCTGCCGGTGATGGAGGTGAACGGTGAGCACTTCCTAGACGGCGGCATCGTCAACAGCATCCCGGTGGAGCGGGCGGTGGCCCTGGGTGCGACCGAGGTGTACATCCTGCACGTCGGCCGTATCGAGCGGCGCCTGGAGGCCCCGAAAACCCTGTACCAGGTCATGAGCGTGGCTTTCGAGGTCGCCCGCCGGCACCGCTTCGCCTATGACATGGCCCATCTGCCCGACGGGGTCGTGGCCCATGTCCTGCCCACCGGTGACGACGACCCGGGCGGTGGGATGGGCCTGCGCACCTGGGACCTGGAAGCGGTCATGCAGCGCATGAGCCGGGCCTACGAGACCACCGCCGCCTACCTCGACCGGGTCGCCCTCCCGTAA
- a CDS encoding alpha/beta hydrolase: MAHADGADLYFERRGSGPPLLLIAGGGGDCGVYGPLADLLAADFTVLTYDRRGNSRSPLHYPPRPIQVDEQSGDALVVLQANGFAEASVYGSSGGASITFELVARYPEVVERALIHEPPIPSVLPDGADILAQYAEHDRIREAEGWEAAFRWFLRINDLVPPNRPEMADYLLAPDRFLPPGRALDAALRMNGNWGYMCAYEVRPCIDYIPDLDRIAAGGTRLAFGCGESTGATFFHRAARELARRLSVECFEFPGGHAGFAEVPAAFAATLRACLRTLE, encoded by the coding sequence ATGGCGCACGCCGATGGCGCCGACCTCTACTTCGAGCGCCGGGGGTCAGGCCCCCCGTTGCTCCTCATCGCCGGCGGCGGCGGCGACTGCGGGGTCTACGGACCGCTCGCCGACCTGCTCGCCGCCGACTTCACCGTCCTGACCTATGACCGGCGAGGCAACTCCCGGAGCCCGCTGCACTATCCACCCCGGCCCATCCAGGTGGACGAGCAGAGCGGCGACGCCCTCGTCGTGTTGCAGGCCAACGGGTTTGCCGAGGCATCGGTGTACGGCAGCAGCGGGGGAGCCAGCATCACCTTCGAACTGGTCGCCCGCTACCCGGAGGTGGTGGAAAGGGCCCTGATCCATGAGCCGCCGATCCCGAGCGTGCTACCGGACGGCGCCGACATCCTTGCCCAATACGCCGAACATGATCGCATCCGGGAGGCAGAGGGCTGGGAGGCTGCCTTCCGCTGGTTCCTGCGGATCAATGACCTCGTGCCGCCAAACCGCCCCGAGATGGCCGACTACCTGCTGGCCCCCGACCGGTTCTTGCCGCCCGGGCGGGCCCTGGACGCCGCCCTCCGCATGAACGGCAACTGGGGGTACATGTGCGCCTATGAGGTCCGCCCCTGCATCGACTACATCCCCGATCTGGACCGGATCGCGGCGGGCGGCACCCGCTTGGCCTTCGGGTGCGGGGAGAGCACGGGGGCGACGTTCTTCCACCGCGCCGCCCGGGAGCTGGCCCGGCGCCTCAGCGTGGAATGCTTCGAGTTCCCCGGCGGCCACGCCGGCTTCGCCGAAGTGCCGGCAGCGTTTGCCGCCACCCTGCGCGCATGCCTCCGCACGTTGGAATGA
- the arsM gene encoding arsenite methyltransferase: protein MLERESTKQAVITKYAELALISTDEDACGCGGSCSCGAGGSLCLGPDDYSTRELAELPERAVAASLGCGNPLAVASLQEGETVLDLGSGGGIDVLLSARRVGPSGFAYGLDITDEMVDLSRSNAAEAGATNVEFLRGEIEDIPLPAASVDVVISNCAINLSTDKVIALAEASRVLRPGGRLAVTDIVADPDLDPFTRRDMEAWTGCLAGALTREEYRDLLAGAGFQDVEIEETHRVHPRAGSAIIRARKPGP from the coding sequence ATGCTGGAGCGGGAGAGCACCAAGCAGGCCGTCATCACCAAGTACGCCGAGCTGGCGCTCATCAGCACGGACGAGGACGCGTGCGGGTGTGGCGGGTCGTGTAGTTGCGGGGCGGGCGGCAGCCTGTGCCTCGGACCGGACGACTACAGCACCCGGGAGCTCGCCGAGCTTCCCGAACGGGCAGTCGCCGCCTCGCTCGGGTGCGGCAACCCGCTCGCCGTGGCCTCACTGCAGGAGGGCGAGACCGTCCTGGACCTGGGCTCGGGCGGCGGCATTGACGTGCTCCTCTCCGCCCGGCGGGTTGGCCCCTCCGGCTTTGCCTACGGCCTCGACATCACCGACGAAATGGTGGACCTCTCGCGCAGCAACGCCGCCGAGGCAGGGGCGACCAACGTCGAGTTCCTGCGGGGCGAGATCGAGGACATCCCATTGCCCGCCGCCAGCGTCGACGTCGTCATCTCCAACTGCGCGATCAACCTCTCCACCGACAAGGTGATCGCCCTGGCCGAAGCGTCCCGGGTCCTGCGCCCGGGGGGGCGCCTGGCGGTGACCGACATCGTCGCCGACCCCGACCTCGATCCCTTCACCCGGCGGGACATGGAAGCCTGGACCGGCTGCCTGGCGGGCGCGCTCACCCGGGAGGAGTACCGGGACCTGCTGGCGGGAGCTGGCTTCCAGGACGTCGAGATCGAGGAGACCCACCGGGTCCACCCCCGGGCGGGCTCGGCGATCATCCGTGCCCGCAAGCCCGGCCCCTGA
- a CDS encoding maleylpyruvate isomerase N-terminal domain-containing protein, with protein sequence MAAAERDAWAEIRELVGDLTPSQRATPGYFVEGWTVKDVLAHLASWLAEAGLVLEQLAAGTFDGRDLEVDTRNRGFLDANRDQPFDLVEVQAEASRHRLLQELHRLEEVGPVAEEWILKAGPDHYAEHLPRLREWAAELRA encoded by the coding sequence CTGGCGGCCGCAGAGCGGGACGCCTGGGCCGAGATCCGGGAGCTTGTTGGCGACCTGACCCCGTCCCAGCGCGCCACGCCCGGGTATTTCGTGGAGGGGTGGACGGTGAAAGACGTCCTGGCTCACCTGGCCTCCTGGCTGGCCGAGGCCGGCCTGGTGCTCGAGCAGTTGGCCGCGGGCACCTTCGACGGGCGCGACCTCGAGGTCGATACCCGCAACCGGGGGTTCCTGGACGCCAACCGGGACCAGCCCTTCGACCTGGTGGAAGTCCAGGCGGAGGCATCCCGCCACCGGCTGCTGCAGGAGCTGCACCGGTTGGAGGAAGTGGGGCCGGTGGCCGAGGAGTGGATCCTCAAGGCCGGGCCGGACCACTACGCCGAGCACCTGCCCCGGCTGCGGGAATGGGCGGCCGAGCTGAGGGCCTGA
- a CDS encoding DUF5335 family protein codes for MSPPTRQPVRQEWPTHFATITEDTAGTPVTIEIISPEFGTKIEADEMPLDSMTFDERDDTFIIAVNSRDGQEDALRHIVEHPWKITFDPPAPMAVRTIDVEGPDGAHSLVTLHSRPALPEAD; via the coding sequence ATGAGCCCGCCCACCCGCCAGCCGGTTCGCCAGGAGTGGCCGACCCACTTCGCCACCATCACCGAGGACACCGCCGGCACGCCGGTGACCATCGAGATCATCAGCCCGGAGTTCGGCACCAAGATCGAGGCGGACGAGATGCCGCTGGACTCGATGACCTTCGATGAGCGAGACGACACCTTCATCATCGCCGTCAACAGCCGGGACGGGCAGGAGGACGCCCTGCGCCACATCGTCGAGCACCCGTGGAAGATCACCTTCGACCCGCCCGCTCCGATGGCGGTGCGCACCATCGACGTCGAGGGGCCGGACGGTGCCCACTCCCTGGTCACCCTGCACAGCCGCCCGGCGCTCCCCGAGGCCGACTGA
- a CDS encoding MarR family transcriptional regulator yields MHYALGRQLAMTHKAVRAEFEARLAAVGGSLSTFIVLRSAEDLGLSQREIAERIGVEGPTLVRHLDRLEKEGLIQRQRDAADRRVTRILVTKAGEEHHRRLAEVAADMEGQLRALLGGERYEHLVDELEHVLGDVAQLTADRKAGERTTHANTVS; encoded by the coding sequence ATGCACTATGCCCTCGGCCGCCAGCTGGCCATGACCCACAAGGCGGTGCGGGCCGAGTTCGAGGCCCGCCTGGCCGCTGTGGGCGGCAGCTTGTCCACCTTCATCGTGCTGCGCTCGGCCGAGGATCTCGGCCTGTCGCAGCGGGAGATCGCCGAGCGCATCGGCGTGGAGGGGCCGACGTTGGTCCGCCACCTCGACCGCCTGGAGAAAGAGGGCCTCATCCAGCGCCAGCGGGACGCCGCCGACCGCCGGGTGACCCGGATCCTGGTCACCAAGGCGGGCGAGGAGCATCACCGGCGCCTCGCCGAGGTGGCCGCCGACATGGAGGGGCAGCTCCGGGCGTTGCTGGGCGGGGAGCGGTACGAGCACCTGGTGGACGAACTCGAACACGTGCTGGGCGACGTGGCCCAGCTGACCGCAGACCGCAAGGCAGGGGAAAGGACGACGCATGCCAACACAGTCTCCTGA
- a CDS encoding ATP-binding cassette domain-containing protein, which yields MPTQSPDTEVVSGMQEGVPAAPPAREEPKEDPREVIRTEGLTKVYPGMDIPAVDHLDLSVYNGEIFGLLGPNGAGKTTTAGMLTTRVIPTSGTAIVGGVDVVRHPALAKQFIGVVTQQNTLDRSLNVWENLYFHGRFFGMSRKASKQEADDLLEKFHLGKWAKASVFALSGGMAQRLLVARAILHHPRILFLDEPTAGLDPQSRLALWDILMEIHAEGQTILLTTHYMEEADQLCSRVAIMDHGKFLALDTPAGLKSSLGAETIVTVTADGDLAALATLLEREVPGVQSSRQMDGHVLLQVAGASGILPQVVTTAERGGVTVRDLSVTEPTLETVFITLTGKELRD from the coding sequence ATGCCAACACAGTCTCCTGACACAGAGGTGGTCTCCGGGATGCAGGAGGGTGTCCCGGCGGCGCCGCCCGCCCGGGAGGAGCCCAAAGAGGACCCGCGGGAGGTGATCCGCACCGAAGGCCTGACCAAGGTGTACCCGGGGATGGACATCCCCGCCGTGGACCACCTGGACCTCTCCGTCTACAACGGTGAGATCTTCGGCCTGCTCGGCCCCAACGGGGCGGGCAAGACCACCACCGCCGGAATGCTCACCACCCGGGTGATCCCGACCTCGGGCACGGCCATCGTCGGCGGGGTTGATGTCGTGCGCCACCCGGCGCTCGCCAAGCAGTTCATCGGCGTCGTGACCCAGCAGAACACGCTGGACCGGTCGCTCAACGTGTGGGAGAACCTCTACTTCCACGGGCGCTTCTTCGGCATGTCCCGCAAGGCATCCAAGCAGGAGGCCGACGACCTGCTGGAGAAGTTCCACCTCGGCAAATGGGCGAAGGCCTCGGTGTTCGCCCTCTCGGGCGGCATGGCCCAGCGCCTGCTGGTGGCTCGGGCGATCCTGCACCACCCCCGGATCCTGTTCCTGGACGAGCCGACCGCCGGTCTCGACCCGCAGAGCCGCCTGGCCCTGTGGGACATCCTCATGGAGATCCATGCCGAGGGCCAGACGATCCTGCTCACCACCCACTACATGGAGGAGGCCGACCAGCTCTGCAGCCGGGTGGCGATCATGGACCACGGCAAGTTCCTGGCCCTCGACACGCCCGCCGGGCTGAAGTCATCGCTGGGGGCCGAGACGATCGTGACCGTGACCGCCGACGGCGACCTGGCTGCCCTCGCCACCCTGCTGGAGCGGGAGGTACCCGGGGTGCAGAGCAGCCGGCAGATGGACGGCCACGTCCTGCTCCAGGTCGCCGGCGCCTCGGGGATCCTGCCCCAGGTGGTCACCACCGCCGAACGGGGTGGGGTCACGGTCCGGGACCTCTCGGTGACCGAGCCCACGCTGGAGACCGTGTTCATCACCCTCACCGGGAAGGAGCTGCGCGACTGA
- a CDS encoding ABC transporter permease has translation MATATAPAPAALRGAEMGRSAVRASRSAFGALLLRDLAVLKKNLSEFIPRTIIQPFLLVFVFLYVFPKIGQSVGSGGPGGASTFATILVAGVVGLAILFQGIQAVALPMVQEFGYTKEIEDRVLAPLPVGLVAVGKVTAGAIQGLVAAAIVFPIAAYVHAAGVIPHLNVHWLILLTMIPLACVLCASLGLTIGSRFDPRQVPSLFAIIIIPMVFLGGTYYAWTALQAVKLGAWSWLQTVVLINPLVYITEGFRAALTQSPHMHLYVIYPVMIGLTALFLRLGIGGFKKRVLS, from the coding sequence ATGGCTACTGCAACCGCCCCCGCTCCGGCCGCCCTGCGGGGCGCCGAGATGGGCCGCTCCGCCGTCCGGGCCAGCCGGTCGGCCTTCGGGGCCCTGCTGCTGCGTGACCTCGCCGTGCTGAAGAAGAACCTCAGCGAGTTCATCCCCCGCACGATCATCCAGCCCTTCTTGCTGGTGTTCGTGTTCCTCTACGTGTTCCCCAAGATCGGCCAGAGCGTCGGGTCGGGGGGGCCAGGCGGCGCATCGACCTTCGCCACCATCCTGGTGGCCGGCGTCGTGGGCCTGGCGATCCTCTTCCAGGGCATCCAAGCCGTCGCTCTGCCCATGGTGCAGGAGTTCGGCTACACCAAGGAGATCGAGGACCGGGTGCTGGCGCCGCTGCCGGTGGGCCTGGTGGCGGTCGGCAAGGTGACCGCCGGGGCGATCCAGGGCCTGGTGGCCGCCGCCATCGTGTTCCCGATCGCCGCCTACGTGCACGCCGCCGGGGTCATCCCCCACCTGAACGTGCACTGGCTGATCCTGCTCACGATGATCCCCCTGGCGTGCGTCCTGTGCGCCTCGCTCGGGCTCACCATCGGCAGCCGCTTCGACCCCCGCCAGGTCCCGTCGCTGTTCGCCATCATCATCATCCCGATGGTGTTCCTGGGCGGCACCTACTACGCCTGGACGGCGCTGCAGGCGGTGAAGCTGGGGGCGTGGTCCTGGCTGCAGACCGTGGTGCTGATCAACCCACTGGTCTACATCACCGAGGGATTCCGGGCGGCGCTCACCCAGTCGCCCCACATGCACCTGTACGTGATCTACCCGGTGATGATCGGGCTGACGGCGCTGTTCCTGCGCTTGGGGATCGGCGGCTTCAAGAAGCGGGTCCTGAGCTAG
- a CDS encoding trypsin-like peptidase domain-containing protein — translation MAAALAVVAILVIAGALGAFNSSSTTSSGVPANAKSGLKGGGAAPPKGTAGGLDVRAALRAVEPGVVAITAQGTTGPGTTTNQGTGMVVDNQGNIVTNAHVVTGATEATVQFDGQGASYTATVVAADDNDDVAVIRIQNPPQLTPVPLGQSANVQIGDPVLTISNALGLAPGGLTVSHGIVSGLNRTVDSSDADLPAGTRLIGLLQTSAPVNPGSSGGPLVGPNGKVIGMVTSAAAPGSGETAQNISYAIPIDEVTTLLPNLKKGSVPPARQGFLGVEVTDAPTGGAQVTSVQPGSPAASAGLQSGDIIVGVNGTAVATSGDVSLAVSSLAPGSKVSIRYVRSGSAHTVTVTLAPRPAPTPSG, via the coding sequence GTGGCCGCGGCCCTCGCGGTCGTAGCCATCCTGGTGATCGCGGGCGCCCTGGGCGCGTTCAACTCCTCCTCCACCACCAGCAGCGGCGTCCCGGCCAACGCCAAGTCGGGCCTCAAGGGCGGGGGAGCAGCGCCTCCCAAAGGCACCGCGGGCGGGCTCGACGTCCGGGCGGCCCTGCGTGCCGTGGAACCCGGCGTCGTCGCCATCACCGCCCAGGGCACCACCGGCCCGGGGACGACCACCAACCAGGGCACCGGCATGGTGGTGGACAACCAGGGAAACATCGTCACCAACGCCCACGTCGTGACCGGGGCCACGGAGGCCACCGTCCAGTTCGACGGCCAGGGGGCGAGCTACACCGCCACCGTGGTGGCGGCCGACGACAACGATGACGTCGCAGTCATCCGCATCCAGAACCCGCCGCAGCTGACGCCGGTGCCCCTCGGTCAATCTGCCAACGTCCAGATCGGCGACCCGGTCCTCACCATCAGCAATGCCCTCGGCCTGGCGCCGGGGGGACTTACGGTCAGTCACGGCATCGTTTCAGGCCTGAACCGCACCGTCGACTCCAGCGACGCCGACCTCCCCGCCGGCACCCGGCTGATCGGGCTCCTCCAGACCAGCGCCCCGGTGAACCCGGGGAGCTCGGGGGGGCCGCTGGTGGGCCCGAACGGCAAGGTCATCGGCATGGTGACCTCGGCGGCGGCGCCCGGGTCCGGGGAGACCGCCCAGAACATCAGCTACGCCATCCCCATCGACGAGGTCACCACCCTCTTGCCCAACCTGAAGAAGGGCAGCGTGCCGCCCGCCCGCCAGGGCTTCCTCGGCGTCGAGGTCACCGATGCGCCTACCGGGGGCGCGCAGGTGACCAGCGTGCAGCCCGGCAGCCCAGCGGCCAGCGCCGGGCTCCAGTCCGGCGACATCATCGTCGGGGTCAACGGCACGGCCGTGGCCACCAGCGGGGACGTCAGCCTGGCGGTCAGCTCGCTGGCACCCGGCTCGAAGGTCTCGATCCGCTACGTGCGCAGCGGCAGCGCCCACACGGTCACGGTCACCCTGGCCCCCCGGCCGGCGCCGACTCCCTCGGGCTGA